One genomic region from Reichenbachiella ulvae encodes:
- the nhaC gene encoding Na+/H+ antiporter NhaC — protein sequence MVREKREASLLEALIPILFLIVFLSFNVAVFGDGALDGSNQIILILSGGVAALVATRLGYNWEEIQKGITRSINSAMPSILILLMIGSLAGSWLISGIVPAMIYYGLQILNPTIFLFASTVVCAIVSMATGSSWTTSATVGIALIGIGQTMGIHEGLVAGSILSGAYFGDKMSPLSDTTNLAPAMAGTDLFTHIRYMTLTTVPSITITLVIFLVVGFVYNPEVSELGTASVLQAIEAKFSVNPLLFVVPVVVIVMIVKKVPALPALLAGTLLGIVFALIFQRDVIAEVAAHSGSNLEVLFVGCMKALYGSVGVTTNNEMVNELLSSGGMYGMLNTVWLIVSAMIFGGIMEGTGLLKKIAATIIQWVNSAGSLIASTAGTCVFFNVTASDQYLAIVVPGRMYADMYKEKGLAPENLSRTLEDSGTVTSVLIPWNTCGAYHSSVLGVGTLAFAPYCFFNIISPIMTVIYGYFNIKIKKLTKKED from the coding sequence ATGGTCAGAGAGAAACGTGAAGCGAGCCTCCTGGAGGCTTTGATACCCATCCTATTTCTAATTGTTTTCCTAAGTTTTAATGTCGCTGTTTTCGGTGATGGTGCCCTTGACGGCTCCAACCAAATCATCCTGATTTTGTCAGGTGGGGTAGCTGCTTTGGTAGCTACGAGATTGGGATACAATTGGGAAGAAATCCAAAAAGGAATTACACGCAGTATCAATTCGGCCATGCCGTCGATCTTGATTTTGTTGATGATTGGATCTTTGGCTGGTAGTTGGCTGATCAGCGGGATCGTTCCTGCTATGATCTACTACGGTCTACAGATTCTGAATCCTACGATATTCTTGTTTGCTTCTACAGTGGTATGTGCAATTGTATCCATGGCAACTGGTAGTTCCTGGACGACTTCTGCTACAGTGGGGATTGCATTGATAGGAATAGGTCAAACCATGGGGATACACGAAGGGCTAGTTGCCGGATCGATACTATCTGGAGCCTATTTTGGAGATAAAATGTCTCCGCTATCTGATACCACCAATCTGGCTCCAGCCATGGCGGGTACGGATCTTTTCACACATATACGATACATGACTTTAACGACGGTACCATCCATTACTATCACCCTAGTGATTTTCTTGGTGGTGGGTTTTGTTTATAATCCTGAGGTGAGTGAATTAGGTACAGCCTCTGTACTTCAAGCAATTGAAGCCAAGTTTTCTGTCAATCCATTGCTGTTTGTCGTACCGGTGGTGGTGATCGTGATGATCGTGAAGAAAGTGCCAGCATTACCTGCTTTGTTAGCCGGTACGCTGTTGGGGATTGTTTTTGCGCTCATTTTTCAGCGTGATGTGATTGCCGAAGTGGCAGCCCATAGTGGATCCAATCTGGAAGTACTTTTTGTAGGATGTATGAAAGCGCTCTATGGCTCTGTCGGTGTTACTACCAACAATGAAATGGTCAATGAACTTTTGAGTTCTGGTGGAATGTACGGGATGCTGAATACGGTTTGGTTGATTGTAAGTGCGATGATTTTTGGAGGTATTATGGAAGGTACTGGGCTATTGAAGAAAATTGCAGCCACCATTATCCAATGGGTCAATTCTGCTGGATCACTGATTGCATCTACAGCTGGAACTTGCGTGTTTTTTAATGTGACTGCATCAGATCAGTATCTGGCCATCGTTGTACCAGGTAGAATGTACGCAGACATGTATAAGGAAAAAGGCCTGGCACCAGAGAACCTGAGTAGAACACTGGAAGATTCGGGCACGGTGACTTCTGTCCTAATCCCATGGAATACCTGTGGTGCTTATCACTCCTCTGTGTTAGGGGTGGGGACATTGGCTTTTGCACCCTATTGTTTTTTCAACATCATTAGCCCTATCATGACGGTCATTTATGGCTACTTTAACATCAAGATTAAAAAACTGACAAAAAAAGAAGATTGA
- a CDS encoding 3'-5' exonuclease: protein MEVRKISKEEVNDLPLIKYEGESIIIDDASDIPAAAEYLSQFSLLGFDTETKPAFKKGQVHPVALLQLATPERVYLIRLLKTGLPDEIIALFENPEVIIAGIGIRDDIKDLKKIKPFKPAGFVDLNEKGKKLGFESIGARNFAGMFMEGRISKSQQVSNWENDELTEAQINYAATDAWICIDVYKQMHQLED from the coding sequence ATGGAAGTAAGAAAGATCAGTAAAGAAGAAGTAAATGATTTGCCTTTGATTAAGTATGAAGGCGAGAGTATCATCATCGATGATGCCTCTGATATACCTGCCGCTGCAGAGTATTTGAGTCAATTTTCTTTGCTGGGCTTTGATACCGAGACCAAGCCTGCCTTCAAAAAAGGACAGGTTCATCCGGTGGCCTTACTTCAATTGGCGACCCCTGAGCGCGTGTATTTGATTCGTTTGCTCAAAACGGGTCTGCCGGACGAGATCATTGCATTGTTCGAAAATCCTGAAGTGATCATTGCAGGGATTGGCATTAGAGATGATATCAAGGATCTGAAAAAGATCAAGCCGTTCAAGCCAGCGGGCTTTGTGGATCTGAACGAAAAGGGTAAGAAGCTCGGATTTGAAAGCATAGGGGCGCGCAATTTTGCGGGTATGTTCATGGAGGGTCGAATCTCCAAGAGTCAACAGGTGTCCAATTGGGAAAACGACGAATTGACAGAAGCACAAATCAACTATGCAGCTACTGATGCCTGGATCTGCATAGATGTCTATAAGCAAATGCACCAACTAGAAGACTAA